The nucleotide window aatattgtttatttaccaGTTTCTCATCTGGCTCCAGTTTAAGATATTTCTTCACAAATTCTATGATCCATCCTATAGGTTTTTCAGCATCTACAGCccatttctttttcttcatGATAGGGGCATCTCCTGTCGCCTTCAGTAAGATAtcaactgaaataaaattaaatatgatttttgtaatttccTATCATCAAAAGCTACGATGGGAATTACTTGGTAATATTAATGaactaaatagaaatattttaattagagtATGTCTTGAAATAGGTAACAAAACAAAGGTGGATCCTTGGCCAAGACTGtgataaatagaaataaaacatagtgtagtattttaattatttatttattttattatgtacatttaatttgactttttaaactagtatataatattttgtgacaATAGCTGTAtgaaaaaattttgtaatgttttggtttttattaatttgaaataacgAAATAAAGAAGTGGTTGTACCCAAGGTCCATGATGACCAAAAAACATGTTAggggaacgagagggcggcatagcgccgcccattaaaaaaaaaataggtaacAAAAGCAATTCAAAACTGTTTACCTTTCACTTTATCTGTTTTATTCGTATCACCATTTTCTTTTTGtccgttttcaattttaaggTTTTCTACCCCACTAGATAATTCTGTCTGGGGTACATCATCACTTGGTTTTTCATCAgccatttaatttaataacaattcacactaaactttgaaaaaattacagGAGAATCTTTTATGCCTATTTAGGTATTTGTAATGTGATAAATATTCAGTTAAAGAAATGAAACTACTGctgtaaaacttttatagctaaataaaaatgtatttattatttagtacgAGTATTGAAGTTTTAGTTTTGGCAATTTATACACCTTGTCCTTGTCTTGCTTCAGTATACCTGTCCAGttatgtcaatgtcaatgtcatttCATTTCTAATGATGACAGTAAAAAATCTGTGTTGCAGAAATCATCGTTAAATAATCtttgactttatttatttatatttcaacagACCCTTTTTACAATAAGATAAgacaatttttacataaaaggaGAAGAACTCTGTTAAACTGTTTGTTCTACATTGTCATGTAGAATTGCAAATGTAGCAGTAGGTCATTTGAAGactaaattcatttgacaaagaataataaatataagatataaacTAAAGCAAACAATCAATAAATCAAGTCTTAAATTGccgtttttcttttaaatcttcGTACAAATTGCAATCTAATTAgcataactttaaaattatttacaaaaaccaTTAGCAGAATTTAGACGAGTAACTGGCAAAATGTTCGATTTAAATCTGGTCACACTGCAAGGCACCGCACTCGCATATATAGCACAGCAGCATAAAACACATGAAACATGAAACATGTTGAATCCTGAATCCTGATGTTTACGTGTAGTGACGTTTATTCGTCCAACATTTCCATGAAAATAGTTGctttacatttatcttttaGTAGAAGTaagtataaatgttatataagtATAATTGTGTTCGCTGTTGAATTTGGTGCTTGTTTTGAATAAGTACTGTTTTGCATATGATTGCTTTTTTCAGATAACGTCAAGTCAAGGGGTTAAAATGAGTTGGTATTCCAAGAAAGATGTACTTAAAGACCTTGCTCAAGCGATGGGAGGTAGGTTCAAAGATATCGACGAACAGCATATTGTGGTTGGTGAGCAACCGCCGCCTATTTGCACGACGACTGAAGGTAACTCATGTTTCTTCTTCTATTTTCTTAGTATTGTGGTCTACTACTTTAAGCCTTTGTCcggtaaaaaaaactaagtaggCCAATTGGTGTGACGTATTTATATTGTCCTTGTGAAAAACATTGACAAAGCAATAATGCCAGTACTTTATATTCACGTCAGCATTTTGATTGCAAAGGTTGGAGTATATGAAtgtgtttaatattatcacattAAACTATggtttataatttctaatgtTAATAGAACAATAAAGAGAAACTAAGTGTTGCTattgatgaaaatataaatgagtGTTGTGAACACACACAACCATGGGCCTAGTTTTTACCCTTCTAAATGTAATTGTATACATAACTTGTTgtagatgatgatgaattattGTTAAGATTAAAGCAAGGACTTGCACAAGATGACAAGGAGCATGGGCCCGATTTGGCGGGAATAACAGAAATGTTACGAATGGTAATCattgcatatattttttaatcatagtTCCCAGAATTTAAGAAAGCTAAGTATGTAGTATATCTGAATAGAAAAAGCGTGTTCCAAAATGTTTCTCAGCATTTAAAGCCTTAGTTGTCCTTTAGTTTTACTAGTATATAATGATATGGTAAGAAA belongs to Papilio machaon chromosome 10, ilPapMach1.1, whole genome shotgun sequence and includes:
- the LOC106713781 gene encoding autophagy protein 12-like, whose product is MADEKPSDDVPQTELSSGVENLKIENGQKENGDTNKTDKVKVDILLKATGDAPIMKKKKWAVDAEKPIGWIIEFVKKYLKLEPDEKLFLYVNQTFAPSPDQIIKNLYECFGTDGKLVLHYCKSQAWG